Below is a window of Desulfomicrobium macestii DNA.
CGCCCTTTATTTCTATCAGTACAAGGATTGGTACAAATTCACTCTGCGCAAAGACAGGAGAACCGCTTGAAATCCCTGCCCGGCCACTATCTCGGGTCCGTTGCCAACTACGCGGCGGACACTCCCTGGGACCTGGAGTACTCCCTGGTGCTGGACGCCCTGGGGCACTACCAATTCTTTTCACGCGACGGTGAAGGACTGATCCGCCAGCGCAACGCCGGCACCTCCGGCCGGGCATTCGCCCAGTTCGCGGTGCAAAACGGCTTTGACGTGGAAGAATTGTTGCGCGACCTGAGCTACATCGACAGCGGATTTGCCGCCGACTTCAAGAACTTCATCGCAAGCCGCAACGCAACAGACTGAAACCATAAACGAAAACATGGCAGCACTTCGGCCGGCAAAAACCAAAACCAGTCAAAAATAAAAAAATCCCCGTCCACCAAACGACGTCCCACCGCATCGTAGGGGCGAAAAATTTTTCGCCCCTCCCCCGCGCCGCGTCACCCGATCGACCACACCATACCCGGACCCGCCACCGCTTAACCGTCCAAGAGCCCAAGAAAGAATTGACGGTCATCACCGCCCTGTATATTTGAAAAACCTCCCTGCCCGGGTGGTGGAAGTGGTAGACGCCAGGGATTTAAAATCCCTTGACCTTCGGGTCGTGCGGGTTCAAGTCCCGCCCTGGGCACCAAAAGAAAACAAGGACTTAAGTGTTAAAACACTTAAGTCCTTTTTTCTTTTTCGTGACCGACCCCGACGTCTTGTCCCCCACCTGTCCCCCAAAATAAACCATGAACTCGTCTTGGCACTGTTTGCCTTGGTCGGCCACACACACGGGCGCTTAAAAAAAGTTGAGCTGGAATCGTCTAGATAGGTTGAAAAAAACTTCCAAATCCTGTATATCTTATAAGATGGGAGTTCTTGCCCTTGAACACGAGATAGTTTCACAACAACATAATTTGGAGGTTATATATAATGGTAATGAATGACGAGAAAGCTAAATACACTGATATTGAGGATCATGTACTCCTCAATGAGTTTAATGAACTAGCTGCCAAGTGGGGAAAACCGTTTGTACCCCGCACCAAAGTTGGAATATTTTCGGAGGGGTTGTTGCATCCGAGAACTTTAGCCAATCTTGATTGTTTGGGTATTGGACCCGGAAAAATCATAATGGGTAAACGTGTTTTTTACAAAACACCAGATCTCATTGCCTGGATGCAAGGCCGTGTTAAAAAACAAGCTGCTTAAAAACTGCCATAATATATCGATACAATTTTACTAAAACTGATTCTTTTTAAAAAAATGATAGAAATTAAAAAAATTTAATCATTTTGGTTAAAAAAATTGTTTCCCGTGCCACTTGGCATGGAAACAAAAAATATAATTAAAAAAACAGATTTAAAAGTGATAATGGAAAATGTCTACCTCGATCAACAAAAACGTTTTATTCAAAAACTACCGTCTCGACCATATTGTGCAGAAAAAATAACAGACGGTCTAATAATCGAGGATCTAGACAAGGCAATTTGCTACCCCTACATCCAACTCAACAGACATGACAGAGGTTATATTGTCTTAGATTTGGATATAAAAAATTCAGCTTATCTTTGGCAGGATCTTGAACTTCCAGAGCCAACTATAATTTGCGTAAACCCAAAAACAACTCATTGTCATTATTTTTACGAGCTAAAAATCGGAGTAAAACACCCAAAAACCAACGAAGGGTATTCTCCATATAGCATGAAGGCAATTAAATATTTCGAGTCAGTATATAAGACACTTGTCCTTAAATATAAAGCAGACCCGTCATATGGACAACTAATTGCCAAAAATCCACTACACCCTCACTGGCTAACAATTTGGACAAATGTATCATATGAACTCAGCGATTTTCGAAAATATTTAAAAATTACTTGGAACTTTAAAAATTACACACCCCGAGATCAACAAATTCTTGGCAGAAATGATTACATATTTAATGTTGTAAGGGAAATGGTCAAAGACTTCCTCACAAGTTCAAGTACATTTGAAGAAATATATGAATATACACATATGTCTGTCAGCGTCGAAAACAGCAAGTTTGACGAACCACTTCCGGCCAGCGAAGTAAGATCAATCACTAACAGCATATCAAAATACTCTTTTAAAAACAAAGAATTAATTATTCAAAGAAGACAAGAACAAAAATCATTGATCTTGACAAATGAAGAAATTAAGGAAAAACAAAAAATAGCTGCGAACAAAACTAATAAATCACAATCAGAAAATACACGTTCAATCATTTTAAACACGATAGCAAAGTTCAAACAAGAAAACAAAAAAATAACCATTGCTGCCTTGGCAAAAGAAATGAACAAAAACAGATCATGGATCACTACAAGGTATTCCGATTTTATAAAATCACAAATTTAATGATTGAATAGTACCTAAAGTGTTTGGCATGGTATATAACGATCAGTTAGTGTATACTAGCTCCAGCTATAATTGACTTGAAGAAGAAAGCGAAGCGATTCCTAGGTGACCAACCAAACCCGGAACACCCCAGAAATTCTGGTGAATCTCTACCATACCAAACACTTTCAAACAACGAATGAGCATAAGAAAACAAGAAAGAGGATGCTTTACGCGCGAAGCGCGTTATGCCCCAAAACTTAGAAACAAATCAATAAATCACACCAAACATCAACAAGAGGTTTTTACATGGAAAAAATGAAATTGAAAAACAAAAAAGAAGTCGACATCAAAGAGCTATCTAACAAGCTACTTGAGTATGCTATTGAAAATTTTTCAGAATCAAAGGTTTTTGACACCTATAGGGCCAAGAAAGATTTTGGAGTAAAAAGAAACCTTATCATCGAGGCGTACGCTTTTGGGCCTTCAGAATTACACGAATTTAAGTTGATTGAGAGCAAACCAGCAACCATCATTAAAGAAGCTGAACTTCCAGTCATTGGAAGGAAAGGAACAGTTGTGATCAAAAAATTTTTCCTTGATCAATTCAACATTAAAAATCCTGACAAAGCATATGAAGAAAACGACCAGTTTGACATCAAGATTTCAGCAGACAAAATCGTCCTTACAAGAAAAAATTAATCTGTACTTGATGATCGTCCCGACGCCCTGGGACGATCATCACTTTTTCAGTTGATCCCGCCCCACATCCCTACATATCATCCGACAGCCTTCTCAAAAATTGTATTACATCTTTGGTACTTGACTTTGCTCACTTCGTGGGGCTTAGTTCAAAGCCGTATTTCCTTTTCTGGATTTGGGCATCCAATCAATATTTTCAGACAGAAGCAAACTTTTCAGGACTCCTCATTTAACAGGGCATGTGTTTTGACGAACAAAGATAAGCATTCTAAGGGAATCAGTCCGCTCGGATTCAGTTATGAACGAGGGGGTGCCCATCTGGCTCGAACCATAATGTTCGAGGAACTCCAGGAGGCCTTGCGGCAACCTACGGAATTTACGGTTTCCAAAGATGACTTCCGGAAGGCCATTGTCGACGAGAACTGCCTTAACAAGCGTTCGGGCCGAACGAGGTTGCTGACCTACCGGCACCTCGTGGATCTTTATGGCCTGGACACAGGGACCACCTTATTCCGCAACCTCCTCCACTTCTGGCAGCGAGATCCTTCCGCCAGGGCATCTCTGGCCTTTCTTTGCGCGTACGCCCGCGACCCCCTTTTGCGGAGCGCGACGCCGTTCCTTTTTGATCACCCCATTGGATCAACGGTTATTCGGCAGAACCTCGAACAATTCATTGATTCGCTGGAAACTGACCGTTTCAGCTCAGCTACGCTCAAATCGCTGGCACAAAATATCAGCTCGTCCTGGACGCAGGCTGGTTACCTGAGTGGCCGTGTCCGAAAAATTCGTTCTCAGCCACCCGTCACTCCTGGCGCGACAGCTTATGCTCTTCTTTTGGGGTATCTTAACGGGTTGCGTGGGATGGCCCTTTTTGAATCGGAATACGTCAATCTCCTCGATTGCCCCTTGGAAATGGCTCTAGATAGCGCCGCCGAGGCTTCCCGCCGTGGCTGGATCGTTTTCAAAAGGATCGGTAACGTGGTTGAAGTTCTTTTCCCCAACCTTCTGACTGCTGCGGAAATGGAGTTGCTGCGTGAGCAAGGTTAAAAGACTGATACAATCTTACGGCAACTTCATCGCTGTCCCTTGGCGTGAAGATGCCGCTCCGGCTCAACGTGTCGTTTTCTGCGTGTATGACGAGAATGAAGAACTTCGGCTCAGGGCCAAAATCGAAGAGTTCGAACTGACCACACGCCAAGCCGGTCACGACTGGTTTGTCTTCGATGTCACCGACTCATTCGCCCATTGGTTGTCCAGTGAAGATTATGCTGAGGAATTCTTCAAGGAGCCAAACCTGCTGGGCGATCTCCTCCCGGATGAATACCTGCGTTTCCTGGTCTTGTACTTCAATAAACACATAGGCGAGGCCACAACCAATCCAAACGCGGTAATTGCTGTGTTGGGTGTGGGAGCACTCTTTGGATTCGCTAAGGTCAAAGACCTCGTGGACAGCTTGGCTCCTTTGGTCAAGGGACGCCTGATGATCTTTTTCCCCGGCAGTTACGAAAACAACAATTATCGCCTGCTCGACGGCTACGACGGCTGGAATTATCTCGCGGTCCCAATCACCGCCGACAAATCATTCTAGGAACTCCCATGCTGAACAAAAACATTTTTCTCAAAGATCCTGTATCACGCAAACTGGCCAACCAGGGCGTGGCAAGCGTTAACGAGTCGGACGAAAGCATCCTTCGCTACGAGCTTGAAACCTTTGTGTGCAGCGGACAGTACGAAAAAGGATTGGTGCACATTCTGCGGACGTATCTGGAGAATCTCAAACACCCCCAACAGCCAGGCGTCTGGATCAGCGGTTTTTTCGGGTCAGGCAAATCGCATCTGGTTAAAATTCTGGCCGCTCTCTGGCTGGACTATATCTTTTCTGATGGAGCCACTGCGCGAGGCATCACGACCCTCCCACCTGAAGTTCAGGAGCTATTCCTAGAATTGAAAACAGCCGGACAGAGACATGGCGGTTTACACAGCGTCAGCGGCACCTTGAAGGCCAACGATGACAGCAACAGTGCCCGCGCCGCCATTTTGGCCATGATCTTCAAATCCGTCGGACTGCCCGCGAAGTACCACTTTGCATCATTCGTCATGTGGCTCCAGGAAGAAGGCATCTTGAACCAAGTTCGACAACATGTCGAAAATGCGGGCAAAATCTGGGACCAAGAAGTCCTGCGACTGCACGTCTCCACGGTGCTCCGAGAAGCTCTGGTCAAAATCAGGCCGCAAATCTTTTTTGATGAGAAAACCTGCGCCGATATTCTGCGCAATCAGTTTCCATCCGGCAAAGACGTTTCCAGCGACGACATGATAAAAGCTATCAAGCAGGCCCTGTCCAAGGATGGGAAACTGCCGCTGACCCTGATCGTGCTGGATGAAGTTCAGCAATATATCGGAGAGGACAGTCAACGGTCGATCGATGTGCAGGAAGTTGTCGAGGCCTGTTCCAAGAACATCGGCGGCAAGCTGCTCTTTGTGGGCACCGGGCAGACCGCCGTGACCGGGACAAGCAACCTCAAAAAACTTGAAGGACGGTTTACTGTCCGAGTCGAGCTTTCTGACGCCGATGTGGACGCGGTTATTCGGCAGGTCATCCTGGCCAAAAAGCCTGAGGCCATGGCTCCCATCAGTTCAATGGTCCAGGCCAATTTAGGCGAAATCTCCCGCCATCTGACAGGAACCACCATCGCGCACCGCCAGGCGGACTTGGAATACATCGTTCATGACTACCCTATTCTGCCGGTTCGCCGCCGACTTTGGGAGAATGCCCTTCGTGTCCTGGATCAGTCCGGGACGGACAGCCAACTCCGCAATCAGCTCAGCCTGATTCACAAGGTCATCCAAACCAATGCCGAACAGCCCATTGGGCATGTCGCCCCTGCGGACTTTATTTTCTTTGACCTGGCGGAAAATCTCCTCCGCACCAGAATCCTGCCTCGCAAAGTGTACGAAAAAACCATGGGGTGGAAATCCGGGTCTGCCGATGAACAGCTCATGGCCAGAGCGTGCGCCCTTGTATTTCTGATCACCAAGCTCGCCGCTGCGAACACGGAAATCGGCCTAAAAACCACGGTGGATACGCTGGCAGACTTGCTCGTGGAGGATTTGTCCCAAGGCTCAAGCGTGCTGCGCAGCAAGCTTCCGGGCCTGTTGAACTCCTGCGAACTGCTGATGAAGGTTGGCGACGAGTACCGCATCCAGACCGAAGAAAGCGCGGCTTGGAATGACGAATTTTTAAGCCAACGCACAAGCTTGGCCAGCACCGCCCATCGCATCGAAACAGAACGTGACGACCGCATCAGACGCAAGGTCAGTGAGTCTCTGCGCAAGATTTCTATTCAGCACGGAATGTCGAAGACACCGCGTGATATCTCTACGATCTTTGATTCCCAGCTCCCGTCTGACGCCTCCGGAAAAATCTGCGTATGGATTCGTGACGGCTGGAGCACGGATGAAAATTCCGTTTTAGCTGATGCCCGGCACGCCGGAAACCAATCCCCCACGATCTTTGTTTTTATTCCCAAACGCTCGGCTGATGACCTTCGTCATCAACTGATGGATTACAAGGCAGCCAGCGCCACCTTGGAAAAACGTGGAGTCCCTTC
It encodes the following:
- a CDS encoding replication initiation protein, which codes for METKNIIKKTDLKVIMENVYLDQQKRFIQKLPSRPYCAEKITDGLIIEDLDKAICYPYIQLNRHDRGYIVLDLDIKNSAYLWQDLELPEPTIICVNPKTTHCHYFYELKIGVKHPKTNEGYSPYSMKAIKYFESVYKTLVLKYKADPSYGQLIAKNPLHPHWLTIWTNVSYELSDFRKYLKITWNFKNYTPRDQQILGRNDYIFNVVREMVKDFLTSSSTFEEIYEYTHMSVSVENSKFDEPLPASEVRSITNSISKYSFKNKELIIQRRQEQKSLILTNEEIKEKQKIAANKTNKSQSENTRSIILNTIAKFKQENKKITIAALAKEMNKNRSWITTRYSDFIKSQI
- a CDS encoding BREX protein BrxB domain-containing protein; this encodes MSKVKRLIQSYGNFIAVPWREDAAPAQRVVFCVYDENEELRLRAKIEEFELTTRQAGHDWFVFDVTDSFAHWLSSEDYAEEFFKEPNLLGDLLPDEYLRFLVLYFNKHIGEATTNPNAVIAVLGVGALFGFAKVKDLVDSLAPLVKGRLMIFFPGSYENNNYRLLDGYDGWNYLAVPITADKSF
- the brxC gene encoding BREX system P-loop protein BrxC, whose amino-acid sequence is MLNKNIFLKDPVSRKLANQGVASVNESDESILRYELETFVCSGQYEKGLVHILRTYLENLKHPQQPGVWISGFFGSGKSHLVKILAALWLDYIFSDGATARGITTLPPEVQELFLELKTAGQRHGGLHSVSGTLKANDDSNSARAAILAMIFKSVGLPAKYHFASFVMWLQEEGILNQVRQHVENAGKIWDQEVLRLHVSTVLREALVKIRPQIFFDEKTCADILRNQFPSGKDVSSDDMIKAIKQALSKDGKLPLTLIVLDEVQQYIGEDSQRSIDVQEVVEACSKNIGGKLLFVGTGQTAVTGTSNLKKLEGRFTVRVELSDADVDAVIRQVILAKKPEAMAPISSMVQANLGEISRHLTGTTIAHRQADLEYIVHDYPILPVRRRLWENALRVLDQSGTDSQLRNQLSLIHKVIQTNAEQPIGHVAPADFIFFDLAENLLRTRILPRKVYEKTMGWKSGSADEQLMARACALVFLITKLAAANTEIGLKTTVDTLADLLVEDLSQGSSVLRSKLPGLLNSCELLMKVGDEYRIQTEESAAWNDEFLSQRTSLASTAHRIETERDDRIRRKVSESLRKISIQHGMSKTPRDISTIFDSQLPSDASGKICVWIRDGWSTDENSVLADARHAGNQSPTIFVFIPKRSADDLRHQLMDYKAASATLEKRGVPSTPEGTEARAAMETAKFNAEARIAALLDDAFSGARVFQGGGNEILGNELQDKVTEAAKNSLARLFPQFDLADNNGWSKVLERAQKGAPDALKTVGYEGEPGANVVCKAILGFIAGGKKGVDIRSHFEGPVYGWPRDAVDGALLVMVNAGLVRALDDMGKALDAKTLDRRNFGKTSFKVEATTISAAQKIQIRKVLQKIGIAAKQGEESASIPEFVQSMKNLTERAGGDAPKPAIPDTACLEDIRLTTGNEQLLAVYNLRDELAALIDSWTEVADQISKRWPAWSTLVRLKKHAATLSQAKLLLDQISTIEQERQLLNDPDLVSPLVSSLAQILRAELNRLDHDYSTKHEEGMARLKQDDNWQQLEPEQRHQLLSGQILHESARPKVEVQATEDVLRTLEAFSLTMFEDRIAAMPGRFDAVLQAAAELMEPEAKFIHLPRRTIKSRDELETWLAEVKAQLASALEAGPVVIK